In Verrucomicrobiia bacterium, the following proteins share a genomic window:
- a CDS encoding FAD-binding and (Fe-S)-binding domain-containing protein, giving the protein MLAETIAKDQRRVSTAKPEQRSDVNTARLEAVLKRKIKGEVRFDVGSRALYATDGSNYRQVPIGVVIPRDEEDVQETVAACHQFEAPVLCRGGGTSLAGQCCNVAVILDFTKHLNRILEIDPTRKLARVQPGCVLDELRHAASKQHKLTFGPDPATHSHCAIGGMLGNNSCGTHSLLAGKHGFGLRTSDNTHELDVLTYDGARMRVGETSPEELERIIRRGGAQGKIYRQLRDLRDEYQEQLRHHFPKLPRRVSGYNIDELLPEHHFNVARSLVGSEGTLVTILQATLHLVPDPQAKTLLVFGYPDIYSAADHLMEILELQPIGLEGIDETLIQWMKLKKTHTSNLKFLPEGKGWLFVLFGGDSKQDTDAQARRCMAKLEHVKNPPSARLFDEPEEEEKLWKIRESGLAATAWVPNHPDNWPGFEDSAVPVPAVGPYLRELRKLMDKYQYTASLYGHLGQGCIHCRIPFDLYTADGIKAWKNFMEEATDLVVRYGGSMSGEHGDGQARAPYIHKMFGPELMRAFRQFKRIWDPHWKMNPGKLIDAYPVDANLRIGTDYSPPNPKTHFSYPEDHWTFARAALRCVGVGDCRKKGGQTMCPSYQVTLEEEHCTRGRARLLWEMLNGRELKDGWKSEAVKHSLDLCLSCKGCKSDCPVNVDMATYKAEFLSHYYEGRLRPRHAYAFGLVHIWSRLAGVAPTLVNLFTQTPVLRAFAKWGAGMAPQRSIPLFAPQSFKEWFRARRPQNRQAPPVLLFADTFNNYFHTSVAKAAVEVLENAGFRAVVPMQDMCCGRPLYDYGMLTQAKSWLADILCKLRPQIEAGTPMVVLEPSCCAVFRDELTNIYPNNADAKRLHERTFTLAEFLRRYAPDYPVPQLHRHALVHGHCHHKAVMGIQAEQEVLKAMGLDFKVLDSGCCGMAGSFGFEKGDPYEVSIKCGERVLLPEVRNAVSEDLIIADGFSCKTQIEQGTDRRALHLAQVLQLALREGSQGPQGQRPEERFERERQAEFRAAHIRTAAKLGGVAVAGLLACALLRRWSKSARA; this is encoded by the coding sequence ATGTTAGCTGAAACGATTGCCAAGGACCAACGCCGCGTCAGCACGGCTAAGCCGGAACAAAGGTCCGATGTCAATACCGCGCGCCTGGAAGCGGTGCTCAAACGCAAAATCAAGGGCGAAGTTCGCTTTGATGTTGGCAGCCGCGCACTTTACGCGACCGACGGCTCGAATTATCGCCAGGTCCCCATCGGCGTGGTCATCCCACGGGACGAAGAGGATGTCCAGGAAACGGTGGCGGCGTGCCATCAGTTTGAGGCCCCAGTGCTCTGCCGGGGCGGGGGCACCAGCCTGGCTGGCCAATGTTGCAATGTGGCGGTTATCCTGGATTTCACAAAGCACCTGAACCGGATTCTGGAAATCGATCCAACAAGGAAACTGGCCCGCGTGCAACCCGGATGCGTCCTGGACGAACTGCGGCACGCTGCCAGCAAACAACACAAGCTGACCTTTGGCCCCGACCCGGCGACCCATTCCCATTGCGCCATTGGCGGTATGCTGGGCAATAATTCCTGCGGCACCCATTCATTGCTGGCCGGCAAACATGGCTTTGGGTTGCGCACGTCGGATAACACACACGAACTGGATGTGCTCACTTATGACGGTGCCCGCATGAGGGTCGGAGAGACCTCACCCGAGGAGTTGGAGCGCATTATCCGGCGGGGCGGCGCGCAGGGGAAGATTTACAGACAACTCCGGGACCTGCGGGACGAGTACCAGGAGCAACTGCGACATCATTTTCCGAAACTGCCTCGGCGCGTTTCAGGCTATAACATCGACGAGTTGCTGCCGGAGCACCACTTCAACGTGGCCCGCTCCCTGGTGGGTTCCGAGGGGACGCTCGTGACGATCCTCCAAGCGACCTTGCACCTGGTGCCTGACCCTCAAGCCAAAACTCTCCTGGTTTTTGGTTACCCGGACATTTATTCCGCCGCCGATCATCTGATGGAAATCCTCGAACTGCAACCCATCGGCCTCGAAGGCATCGACGAGACCCTCATTCAATGGATGAAGCTCAAAAAGACGCACACCTCAAATCTCAAGTTTCTGCCCGAAGGCAAGGGCTGGCTCTTTGTCTTGTTTGGTGGCGACTCGAAGCAAGACACCGATGCCCAGGCTCGTCGTTGCATGGCCAAACTCGAACATGTCAAAAACCCGCCGTCGGCCAGGCTGTTCGATGAGCCGGAGGAAGAGGAGAAGCTCTGGAAAATTCGGGAAAGCGGCCTCGCTGCTACCGCTTGGGTTCCCAACCATCCCGATAACTGGCCCGGTTTCGAAGATTCCGCTGTGCCGGTGCCAGCGGTAGGGCCTTACCTGCGGGAATTGCGCAAGCTGATGGATAAGTATCAGTACACCGCGTCACTTTATGGCCACCTGGGTCAAGGTTGCATCCACTGCAGAATACCTTTCGACCTCTACACGGCCGACGGTATCAAGGCCTGGAAAAATTTCATGGAGGAAGCCACTGATCTCGTCGTGCGCTACGGTGGCTCCATGTCGGGCGAACACGGCGATGGCCAGGCCCGCGCGCCTTACATTCACAAGATGTTTGGTCCAGAACTCATGCGGGCATTCCGGCAATTTAAACGTATCTGGGACCCGCACTGGAAGATGAATCCGGGCAAGCTCATCGATGCCTACCCGGTCGATGCCAACCTGCGCATCGGTACCGACTACTCCCCCCCGAACCCCAAGACTCATTTCAGCTATCCCGAGGACCACTGGACCTTTGCGCGGGCTGCCTTGCGCTGCGTCGGCGTGGGTGATTGCCGCAAAAAAGGCGGCCAAACAATGTGTCCGAGCTACCAGGTCACTCTGGAAGAAGAACACTGCACCCGGGGCAGGGCCAGGCTGCTATGGGAGATGTTGAACGGGCGTGAACTCAAGGATGGCTGGAAAAGCGAGGCCGTGAAGCATTCGCTGGATTTATGCCTCTCCTGCAAAGGCTGCAAATCCGACTGCCCGGTCAACGTGGATATGGCGACGTACAAGGCAGAATTCCTCTCCCACTATTACGAGGGCCGTCTGCGGCCACGCCATGCCTACGCATTTGGTCTTGTCCATATCTGGTCGCGCCTGGCCGGTGTCGCGCCAACTCTGGTCAACTTGTTCACCCAAACCCCTGTATTGCGAGCTTTTGCCAAATGGGGGGCCGGGATGGCCCCACAGCGCAGCATCCCGCTGTTCGCCCCGCAGAGCTTCAAGGAATGGTTTCGCGCCCGGCGACCGCAGAACCGCCAGGCCCCTCCGGTCCTGCTTTTCGCTGACACCTTCAACAATTACTTCCATACCAGCGTCGCGAAAGCCGCAGTCGAAGTCTTGGAAAATGCCGGTTTCCGCGCGGTTGTGCCGATGCAGGATATGTGTTGCGGCCGGCCCCTCTATGACTACGGCATGTTGACACAAGCCAAATCGTGGCTGGCCGATATTCTTTGCAAACTGCGGCCACAAATCGAAGCCGGCACACCCATGGTCGTCCTCGAACCGAGTTGTTGCGCCGTGTTCCGTGACGAATTGACGAACATCTATCCCAACAATGCAGACGCCAAACGGCTCCACGAACGGACCTTCACCCTTGCGGAGTTCCTACGCCGGTATGCCCCGGATTATCCAGTTCCTCAACTGCACCGTCACGCCTTGGTTCACGGCCATTGCCACCACAAAGCCGTCATGGGAATCCAAGCCGAGCAGGAGGTGCTCAAGGCCATGGGCTTGGATTTCAAAGTCCTCGACTCTGGCTGCTGCGGCATGGCCGGGTCGTTTGGATTCGAAAAAGGCGATCCCTACGAGGTTTCCATAAAATGCGGCGAGAGGGTCTTATTGCCGGAGGTGCGCAATGCCGTCTCCGAAGACCTAATCATCGCGGACGGGTTTAGCTGCAAAACGCAAATCGAGCAAGGCACTGACCGGCGGGCTTTGCATCTGGCCCAGGTCCTCCAATTGGCTTTACGCGAGGGAAGCCAAGGTCCGCAGGGTCAACGGCCCGAAGAGCGGTTCGAGCGTGAACGGCAAGCCGAATTCCGCGCTGCACATATTCGGACCGCGGCTAAACTCGGCGGGGTGGCGGTTGCCGGGTTACTGGCTTGCGCGCTGCTCCGCAGGTGGTCCAAATCAGCTCGTGCCTGA
- a CDS encoding SDR family oxidoreductase — protein MNDSKRPEVVMITGASAGVGRATAQAFAKRKARIGLLARGIKGLEGAREDVQKLGGEALVLPADVAHPEQVEAAAQQLEEAFGQIDIWVNDAMTSVFAPFKEISSEEFHRVTEVTYLGTVYGTMAALKRMLPRNRGTIVQVGSALGHRSIPLQAAYCGAKAAIRGFTDSLRSELMHDKSQVHVTIVDLPAVNTPQFSWAKSRLPHKAQPVPPIYQPEVPAEAIYWAAHHRRRELLVGLPTLQAVEGNKIIPGLLDRYLATKAYAAQQTPEPRDPNQPDNLWEPLDGEHGRDHGAHGSFDSCSRSFSPEVWASKNREWLGVLVASVVGVGLGLALKKANGKS, from the coding sequence ATGAATGATTCAAAGAGGCCGGAGGTAGTCATGATTACCGGCGCATCGGCTGGGGTTGGCCGGGCTACCGCTCAAGCCTTTGCCAAACGCAAGGCACGAATAGGTCTGCTGGCGCGCGGGATCAAAGGGCTCGAGGGGGCGCGCGAAGACGTTCAAAAACTGGGGGGCGAGGCGCTGGTCTTGCCAGCCGATGTGGCCCATCCCGAGCAGGTCGAAGCCGCGGCGCAACAACTCGAGGAGGCCTTCGGCCAAATTGACATCTGGGTCAATGACGCAATGACCTCGGTCTTCGCGCCATTCAAGGAGATTTCGTCGGAGGAGTTTCACCGGGTGACCGAGGTCACTTATCTTGGGACGGTGTACGGCACGATGGCTGCCCTCAAACGCATGCTGCCGCGTAATCGCGGGACCATTGTTCAAGTCGGTTCCGCTTTGGGCCACCGCAGCATCCCTTTGCAGGCGGCTTATTGTGGCGCCAAGGCCGCCATTCGCGGCTTCACCGACTCGCTGCGCTCTGAGTTGATGCATGATAAAAGCCAGGTGCATGTGACCATTGTGGACTTGCCGGCAGTCAACACGCCGCAATTCTCCTGGGCCAAAAGCCGCCTGCCGCACAAGGCGCAACCTGTGCCGCCCATTTACCAGCCCGAAGTTCCCGCCGAGGCTATCTACTGGGCGGCGCACCACCGCCGCCGTGAGCTATTGGTCGGATTACCTACCCTCCAGGCGGTTGAAGGCAACAAGATCATACCCGGACTGCTGGATCGCTACTTGGCCACCAAGGCCTATGCCGCTCAGCAGACTCCTGAACCGCGAGACCCCAACCAACCCGACAACCTCTGGGAGCCCCTCGATGGCGAGCATGGCCGCGATCATGGGGCGCACGGCTCGTTCGATTCCTGTTCGCGTTCCTTTAGCCCTGAAGTTTGGGCATCCAAAAATAGGGAGTGGCTTGGAGTTTTGGTCGCCAGTGTCGTCGGAGTGGGTTTGGGACTGGCGCTGAAGAAAGCCAACGGGAAGAGCTAA
- a CDS encoding Gfo/Idh/MocA family oxidoreductase produces MSSPKHPSRLTRRQFLARTGAAITLPNLIPSRGWSAPAPSQRIALGVVGCGNMGTSNMRAFLQQKDCQVVAACDVDKEHLAHAVGIINRHYNNTDCKPHHDFRELMARPDIDAVMLAAPDHWHELLAVQAVRSKKDIYGEKPLAHTVAEQQAIVRAVSENQRIWQTGSWQRSVPLFRKAAEIVRNGLIGDITHVDVGLPEGNRNSGGVAKIMTPSEPPPELDYDLWIGPSKMMPYIQGRVHRNWRWNYNTGGGQLMDWIGHHCDIAHWGCDFDNSGPYELDGRGEFPPKDAVWNTCTKYRIELKYPRDITMTIAGGYPDVRSGVKWTGTKGWVWVDRGAFEGSNEDWRDYRDLPEELRKVNLYVSNNHYRNFLDCVKSRKPTITPAETAHHSAIPGHLGLISMLVERKLKWDVPSERILDDPEASHLLTRPFRAPWKMES; encoded by the coding sequence ATGAGCAGCCCGAAACATCCTTCCAGATTAACTCGCCGCCAGTTTCTCGCCCGGACGGGGGCGGCCATAACACTGCCCAACCTGATTCCGAGCCGTGGCTGGAGCGCGCCGGCGCCCTCTCAGCGCATTGCGCTGGGCGTGGTCGGGTGTGGCAACATGGGCACTTCCAATATGCGGGCGTTCCTGCAACAAAAGGACTGCCAGGTGGTGGCGGCCTGCGATGTCGATAAAGAACATCTGGCGCATGCGGTGGGCATCATCAACCGCCATTACAACAACACCGACTGCAAACCGCACCACGATTTCCGCGAGCTGATGGCCCGCCCCGATATCGACGCGGTCATGCTCGCCGCTCCCGATCACTGGCACGAACTTCTCGCAGTCCAAGCCGTCCGGAGCAAGAAAGACATTTACGGCGAGAAACCGCTGGCCCACACCGTTGCCGAACAGCAGGCCATTGTCCGTGCTGTGAGCGAAAACCAACGCATCTGGCAGACCGGCTCCTGGCAACGCTCAGTGCCCCTGTTTCGGAAGGCAGCCGAAATTGTTCGTAACGGACTCATCGGCGATATCACGCACGTGGATGTGGGGCTGCCGGAGGGCAACCGCAACTCGGGCGGGGTGGCCAAGATCATGACCCCCAGCGAGCCGCCTCCGGAACTGGACTATGACCTCTGGATTGGTCCGTCCAAAATGATGCCTTATATTCAAGGCCGAGTGCACCGGAACTGGCGCTGGAATTACAATACCGGCGGCGGCCAGTTGATGGATTGGATTGGACACCACTGCGACATCGCCCATTGGGGTTGCGATTTCGATAACTCCGGCCCTTACGAATTGGACGGTCGAGGCGAGTTCCCACCCAAGGACGCCGTCTGGAACACCTGCACCAAGTACCGCATCGAGCTTAAATATCCGCGCGACATCACGATGACAATTGCCGGCGGGTACCCTGATGTCCGCAGCGGTGTAAAATGGACGGGCACAAAAGGCTGGGTTTGGGTTGACCGCGGCGCCTTCGAGGGCTCGAACGAGGACTGGCGCGATTACCGCGACCTCCCGGAAGAGCTACGCAAGGTCAACCTGTACGTGTCCAACAATCATTACCGCAATTTCCTCGACTGCGTGAAATCACGCAAACCGACCATCACCCCGGCCGAGACGGCCCACCACTCGGCAATCCCTGGTCACTTGGGCCTTATTTCGATGCTGGTCGAGCGCAAGCTCAAGTGGGATGTCCCATCCGAACGCATCCTGGACGACCCGGAGGCCAGCCATCTGCTCACCCGGCCATTCAGGGCGCCATGGAAGATGGAGTCCTGA
- a CDS encoding DUF481 domain-containing protein: MLSLEQRAEADNNTLGKHGLLFRNRIRRAEKLDDHHHSYWGLRVAERFEQKFGNGARVWENAEWIPQVDDFKNWILNAEAGVSAPIAKSLDVRLTIQDTYNNEPAAGRLKNDLRLL, from the coding sequence ATGCTGTCCCTTGAACAGCGCGCAGAAGCGGACAACAACACTCTTGGAAAACACGGTCTCCTATTCAGAAATCGCATACGGAGGGCCGAAAAGCTCGATGATCACCACCATAGCTACTGGGGCCTGCGCGTTGCAGAGCGGTTCGAGCAGAAGTTCGGCAACGGGGCCAGGGTGTGGGAAAACGCAGAATGGATACCGCAGGTGGACGACTTTAAGAATTGGATTCTTAACGCCGAAGCCGGGGTTTCAGCGCCAATAGCCAAGTCGCTGGATGTGCGCCTGACCATTCAGGACACTTACAATAACGAGCCTGCTGCTGGCCGCCTGAAAAACGATCTCAGGTTGCTGTAA
- the glgA gene encoding glycogen synthase GlgA, with translation MRILLASSEIHPYSKTGGLADMVGALGKTLARAGHQVGMVTPLYLGVRERFPGLQPIDLSLDFPLGLRRVRGEVWKLETAPGLTVYFIDEPGFYQRSTLYQKDDVDYSDNAERFIFFSKAVAHLGLHLPWKPEWVHLNDWQTGMAALLLHHQRRLPGWTDAPRVCMTVHNLFYQGLFPASQYQLTNLPWDYFVPAGVEFYGQTNCLKAGIAYADFITTVSPRYAREITTQEFGCGLDGLLRSRQDRLLGIINGVDYDEWNTEKNPYLPYPYTKADLAGKEADKAELQKEFDLPVDPSIPLFGNIGRLVEQKGVDIMLDALDEMLSANIQFALLGTGSAVFQRAYQDLARRFPGRASVRIGFDEGLSHRVEAGCDFFLMPSRFEPCGLNQMYSLRYGTIPIVRATGGLDDTVVDIKEDPAKADGIKFYEYSGSALAKGLRKAMALYAEKELLRHFRQNAMTADFSWDRTAAQFVEVYSNLRSFFRRPAAGSLL, from the coding sequence ATGAGGATTCTTCTGGCCAGCAGCGAAATCCATCCTTACTCCAAGACCGGCGGTCTTGCGGATATGGTGGGCGCGCTCGGCAAAACCTTGGCCCGGGCCGGACATCAGGTTGGAATGGTGACTCCCCTGTACCTGGGCGTTCGTGAGCGTTTTCCTGGACTTCAGCCAATCGATCTATCGCTCGATTTCCCTTTGGGCTTGCGCCGGGTCCGGGGCGAGGTCTGGAAATTGGAAACTGCCCCGGGGCTGACGGTCTATTTCATCGATGAACCAGGCTTTTACCAACGCTCGACGTTGTACCAGAAAGACGATGTGGATTACTCAGACAACGCTGAGCGATTCATCTTCTTCTCGAAAGCCGTCGCGCACCTCGGCTTGCATCTGCCTTGGAAACCGGAGTGGGTGCATCTGAACGATTGGCAAACCGGCATGGCGGCGCTGCTGCTGCACCATCAACGGCGCCTGCCGGGCTGGACTGATGCGCCCCGGGTCTGCATGACCGTTCACAACCTGTTCTATCAGGGCCTGTTTCCAGCTTCCCAATACCAGCTTACGAATCTGCCTTGGGACTATTTTGTGCCGGCTGGGGTCGAGTTTTATGGGCAGACCAACTGTCTCAAGGCCGGCATCGCTTACGCCGATTTCATTACGACCGTCAGCCCTCGTTATGCGCGCGAGATTACAACCCAGGAGTTCGGGTGCGGCCTGGATGGTCTGTTGCGAAGCCGCCAGGACCGGCTGCTCGGCATAATCAATGGGGTCGATTACGACGAATGGAATACGGAAAAGAACCCTTATTTGCCTTATCCTTACACGAAGGCGGACCTTGCCGGAAAGGAAGCCGATAAAGCCGAGCTGCAAAAGGAATTCGATTTGCCAGTGGACCCTTCGATTCCGTTATTTGGCAATATCGGCCGGTTGGTCGAGCAGAAAGGGGTCGATATCATGCTGGATGCCCTCGATGAAATGCTCAGCGCCAATATCCAATTCGCGCTCCTGGGCACCGGCTCTGCCGTCTTTCAAAGGGCTTACCAGGACCTGGCCCGCCGCTTCCCGGGCCGCGCCTCCGTGCGCATTGGATTCGACGAGGGCCTGTCCCACCGCGTTGAGGCTGGATGCGATTTTTTCCTGATGCCCTCCCGGTTCGAGCCATGCGGTCTCAACCAGATGTACAGTCTGCGGTATGGAACCATTCCTATCGTGCGCGCCACCGGCGGATTGGATGATACGGTGGTGGATATCAAGGAAGACCCTGCAAAAGCCGACGGCATTAAGTTCTACGAGTACTCCGGTTCCGCGCTGGCCAAGGGACTTCGCAAGGCCATGGCCCTTTATGCCGAAAAGGAACTCCTGCGACATTTTCGCCAGAATGCCATGACCGCAGATTTTTCCTGGGACCGGACCGCAGCGCAATTTGTTGAGGTTTACAGCAACCTGAGATCGTTTTTCAGGCGGCCAGCAGCAGGCTCGTTATTGTAA
- the serS gene encoding serine--tRNA ligase → MLDIKLIRERPDFVRQRLATRGAGDEAWVDKVLDADQRRRKVLNEVETLKAQRNRVSKEIGALMSQKQLAEAESKKKEMRETGERIAQLDSQAGELETSLRGLMLRVPNVPHESVPVGKTAEENSVVRLHGEKPVFTFKPKSHVELCEQLKLVDFTRAAKLSGSGFVLYTHWGARLERALIQFLLDLHTLQNGYTEVSPPFMVGPQCLEGVGQFPKFADQYYGVQEGLDAATLGKLYLIPTAETPVANIHREEILPQGQLPVYYCAYTPCFRGEAGAAGVGTRGLIRVHQFDKVELIKIVKPEQGYIEQEKMLADAERVLQLLGLHYRVVLLCTGDMSFASAKTYDIEVWAPGQASYLEVSSVSNCEDFQARRMNLRFKTETGENQFPHLLNGSGTALARLFVALIETCQQPDGSLAVPPPLQDYLKTNRIPPE, encoded by the coding sequence ATGCTCGATATCAAACTCATTAGGGAGCGGCCAGATTTTGTGCGTCAACGCCTGGCCACACGCGGGGCAGGGGATGAGGCTTGGGTCGATAAGGTCCTCGATGCAGATCAACGGCGGCGCAAAGTCCTTAACGAAGTCGAAACGCTCAAGGCGCAGCGCAATCGGGTCTCCAAGGAGATCGGCGCGTTGATGAGCCAAAAGCAGCTGGCGGAGGCTGAATCCAAAAAGAAAGAAATGCGGGAAACCGGCGAGCGCATCGCGCAATTGGATAGCCAGGCTGGAGAGTTGGAAACCAGCTTGAGAGGATTGATGTTGCGTGTGCCCAATGTCCCGCACGAATCGGTGCCCGTCGGAAAGACTGCTGAAGAGAATTCGGTCGTCCGGCTTCATGGGGAAAAACCGGTCTTCACTTTCAAACCGAAATCGCACGTCGAGCTTTGCGAGCAGCTTAAATTGGTCGATTTCACTCGCGCGGCGAAGCTGTCCGGGAGCGGATTTGTGCTCTACACGCATTGGGGGGCTAGGCTGGAGCGGGCCTTGATACAGTTTCTGCTGGACCTGCACACCCTGCAGAACGGCTACACGGAAGTCTCGCCGCCATTCATGGTTGGACCGCAATGTCTCGAGGGGGTCGGCCAGTTCCCGAAATTCGCCGATCAATACTACGGGGTGCAGGAGGGCCTCGATGCGGCAACACTCGGAAAGCTCTACCTGATCCCGACTGCCGAGACGCCAGTCGCCAATATTCATCGGGAGGAAATCCTGCCGCAGGGCCAACTGCCGGTCTATTACTGCGCCTACACGCCCTGTTTTCGAGGGGAGGCCGGCGCGGCCGGCGTGGGCACCCGGGGCCTGATCCGGGTCCATCAATTTGATAAAGTCGAGTTGATCAAGATCGTCAAACCCGAGCAGGGGTACATCGAACAAGAGAAAATGCTGGCGGACGCCGAGCGGGTGCTGCAGTTGCTTGGGTTGCATTACCGGGTGGTGCTGCTGTGCACTGGCGATATGAGTTTTGCCAGCGCCAAGACTTATGACATCGAAGTTTGGGCGCCGGGTCAGGCCAGCTATCTCGAAGTTTCGAGCGTTTCCAATTGCGAGGATTTCCAGGCGCGCCGGATGAACCTGCGTTTCAAGACAGAGACAGGCGAGAACCAGTTCCCGCACCTTCTGAACGGCAGCGGCACGGCTCTGGCGCGCCTGTTCGTTGCGCTCATAGAAACCTGCCAACAACCCGATGGGAGCCTCGCCGTACCGCCCCCGCTGCAGGATTATCTCAAAACCAACAGAATCCCCCCTGAATAA
- a CDS encoding MOSC domain-containing protein, producing MNNAAAVSGRVASLHLHPSEPGECLKSVQEIQLIEAKGIAGEPRYFGRVSRETSQPSRRQVTLIEREQIAAHAHSLGLGCIPPGAVRSNVETTGLDLVSLIGRQIEIGESLLYVYGPREPCAKMDAICQGLRERMKNNRQGVLAEVRRSGWIRVGDEIRVA from the coding sequence ATGAACAATGCCGCTGCTGTATCTGGCCGCGTGGCTTCCCTGCACCTGCACCCCAGTGAACCTGGCGAGTGTTTGAAAAGCGTCCAGGAAATCCAACTTATCGAGGCCAAAGGCATTGCTGGCGAACCGCGTTACTTTGGCCGGGTTAGTCGCGAAACGAGCCAGCCCAGCCGGCGCCAGGTCACCTTAATCGAACGGGAGCAAATAGCGGCCCACGCCCACAGCCTGGGACTCGGCTGCATCCCGCCGGGAGCGGTGCGCTCGAATGTCGAGACGACCGGGCTGGACCTGGTCTCTTTGATTGGCCGGCAAATCGAGATCGGAGAGTCGCTTTTGTATGTGTATGGGCCGCGCGAGCCGTGCGCCAAGATGGACGCCATCTGCCAGGGCTTGCGCGAGCGGATGAAGAATAACCGGCAGGGGGTGCTGGCCGAAGTTCGCCGCTCAGGGTGGATTCGTGTGGGCGATGAGATTCGCGTTGCTTAG